Proteins found in one Subtercola endophyticus genomic segment:
- a CDS encoding MFS transporter, with protein MSATTQNPATGSISTQPGETAKAPRARGTAIILFLSLGGLSFAVLQSLVAPALSTIGNDLGVTTSDASWVLTAYLLSASVLTPILGRLGDMVGKRKIMIIVLSLLLVGTVLAALAPNLGVLIIARILQGAAGAVMPLSIGIVRDELPKDRVSVTIGLLSAIFGIGAGVGIVAAGPIVEALSWHWLFWLPAILVVIALLGAIFGIPESPVRTPGRLDIAGTGILSVGLVSLLLAISEGEKWGWGDGKTIGLIVLGAVALIVFVFVELRVKEPLIDVRLFKHRGVWTAHVVALAFGFAMFGTFILVPTLLQLPTVLGYGFGKSVSEAGLYLLPTVVAMVVAGVVAGMLIRRIGPKIPMLIGGVAVTIAFLLPALGHNESWQILLSGVLTGIGIGMALAACSNAIVEAVPAKQTGEAISANTVIRTVGSSIGTAVIAALISSNVSAQGAPLDQAFTIGFWVSAGVGVLAILAALVAPGVRARRREAAEAGVDDFEELAAHA; from the coding sequence ATGTCTGCGACTACCCAGAACCCCGCAACGGGGTCGATTTCGACTCAGCCGGGCGAGACCGCGAAGGCGCCACGCGCGCGCGGAACCGCAATCATCTTGTTCCTCTCGCTCGGCGGGCTCTCGTTCGCCGTTCTTCAGTCGCTCGTCGCCCCGGCGCTGAGCACGATCGGCAACGATCTCGGCGTCACGACGAGCGACGCGAGCTGGGTGCTCACGGCGTACCTGCTCTCTGCGTCGGTGCTGACCCCGATTCTCGGGCGCCTCGGCGATATGGTCGGCAAGCGCAAGATCATGATCATCGTGCTCTCGCTGCTCTTGGTGGGTACGGTGCTCGCGGCCCTCGCGCCGAACCTCGGCGTGCTGATCATTGCGCGCATTCTGCAGGGTGCCGCCGGCGCGGTCATGCCGCTCTCGATCGGTATCGTTCGCGACGAGCTGCCGAAGGATCGCGTCAGCGTGACGATCGGCTTGCTCTCGGCCATCTTCGGAATCGGGGCGGGCGTCGGCATCGTTGCGGCCGGCCCGATCGTCGAGGCGTTGTCGTGGCACTGGCTGTTCTGGCTGCCGGCGATTCTGGTCGTGATTGCGCTGCTGGGTGCCATCTTCGGTATTCCCGAGTCGCCGGTGCGCACACCCGGTCGTCTCGATATTGCCGGTACGGGCATCCTCTCGGTCGGGTTGGTCTCGCTGCTGCTGGCCATCAGCGAGGGCGAGAAGTGGGGCTGGGGTGACGGCAAGACGATCGGCCTCATCGTGCTCGGGGCCGTTGCGCTCATCGTGTTCGTCTTCGTCGAGTTGCGCGTGAAAGAGCCGCTGATCGACGTGCGGCTGTTCAAGCACCGCGGAGTCTGGACGGCGCACGTGGTGGCTCTGGCCTTCGGTTTCGCGATGTTCGGCACGTTCATCCTGGTGCCGACCCTGCTGCAGCTGCCGACGGTTCTCGGTTACGGATTCGGCAAGAGTGTCAGCGAGGCCGGGCTCTACCTGCTGCCGACCGTCGTGGCGATGGTCGTCGCCGGTGTGGTGGCGGGCATGCTGATCCGCCGTATCGGGCCGAAGATTCCGATGCTCATCGGTGGTGTCGCGGTGACGATCGCCTTCCTCCTTCCTGCGCTCGGTCACAACGAGAGCTGGCAGATTCTGCTCTCGGGCGTGCTCACCGGTATCGGCATCGGCATGGCACTCGCCGCGTGTTCGAACGCGATCGTCGAGGCGGTGCCCGCCAAGCAGACCGGTGAGGCGATCAGCGCGAACACGGTCATCCGTACGGTCGGTAGCAGCATCGGTACGGCTGTGATCGCTGCGCTCATCTCGTCGAACGTGTCGGCGCAGGGTGCTCCGCTCGATCAGGCATTCACGATCGGATTCTGGGTCTCGGCCGGAGTCGGTGTTCTCGCTATTCTCGCGGCGCTGGTCGCGCCGGGCGTGCGTGCGCGCCGCCGTGAAGCCGCAGAGGCCGGGGTCGACGACTTCGAAGAGCTCGCTGCGCACGCCTGA
- a CDS encoding TMEM175 family protein, translating to MMDARRKSWRARAVRRGSQPGRDPVEQAPLGQPGRVDSERDLGRLVTFTDAVVAIAITLIVLPLVESAREHATEPAIDYLRSDALNIMAAALSFVVIATFWKQHHRLYKHVEVPTRGLVNANLLWLAGIIFLPVPSVLTLGNPDADALGSAIYVFTILISQVGVRIQELLLVRGDCFEPGFAPVSRYLWAHWITVALTVVALGLTIAFPNLGPFTLVLLLFSRPINAAVRRGQTAVERERRIL from the coding sequence ATGATGGATGCTCGGCGGAAGTCGTGGCGTGCGCGTGCCGTGCGGCGCGGCTCTCAACCCGGCCGCGACCCGGTCGAGCAGGCCCCCCTCGGGCAACCCGGCAGAGTCGACTCCGAGCGTGACCTCGGCCGCCTCGTCACCTTCACCGACGCGGTCGTCGCCATCGCGATCACCCTGATCGTGCTGCCGCTGGTCGAGTCGGCTCGTGAACACGCGACCGAGCCGGCCATCGACTACCTGCGGTCGGATGCCCTGAACATCATGGCCGCGGCCCTGAGTTTTGTCGTCATCGCCACCTTCTGGAAGCAGCACCACCGGCTCTACAAACACGTCGAAGTTCCGACTCGGGGCCTCGTGAACGCGAACCTGCTGTGGCTTGCCGGCATCATCTTTCTGCCCGTGCCGTCGGTGCTGACGCTGGGCAATCCCGACGCCGACGCCCTCGGCTCGGCCATCTACGTCTTCACGATTCTGATCTCGCAAGTGGGGGTGCGCATCCAGGAGCTTCTGCTCGTGCGCGGCGACTGTTTCGAGCCGGGCTTCGCCCCCGTCTCGCGCTACCTCTGGGCGCACTGGATCACGGTCGCCCTGACCGTCGTAGCGCTCGGCCTCACCATCGCCTTTCCCAACCTCGGCCCGTTCACTCTCGTGCTTCTGCTCTTCTCGCGCCCCATCAATGCGGCGGTGCGTCGCGGCCAGACCGCCGTCGAGCGCGAGCGTCGCATCCTCTGA
- a CDS encoding LOG family protein, with translation MTETDRLRTIAVFCGSSAGNDPVYLEAARHVGTTLAEQGIGVVYGGGHVGLMGAVADSALAAGGHVTGVIPQSLHDREVVNDTVSELFIVDSMHERKLLMAEKSDAFLALPGGPGTLEEITEQWTWAQLGIHQKPCGFLNVAGYYDPLITLVETMRERGFTHPRYTRMLHFSESIEDLLTVFRDYEPPERVQASPGDEMSRATP, from the coding sequence ATGACCGAAACAGATCGATTGCGCACGATCGCCGTGTTCTGCGGCTCGAGTGCCGGCAACGACCCCGTCTACCTCGAGGCCGCGCGTCACGTGGGAACGACCCTCGCCGAGCAGGGCATCGGGGTTGTCTACGGCGGTGGTCACGTGGGCCTGATGGGCGCGGTGGCAGATTCGGCGCTCGCGGCCGGCGGCCACGTCACAGGAGTGATTCCGCAGTCGTTGCACGACCGTGAGGTTGTGAACGACACCGTCTCCGAGCTGTTCATTGTCGACAGCATGCACGAGCGCAAACTGCTGATGGCCGAGAAGTCCGATGCGTTTCTCGCCCTGCCCGGCGGGCCGGGCACTCTCGAAGAGATCACGGAACAGTGGACCTGGGCGCAGCTGGGCATCCATCAGAAGCCCTGCGGGTTTCTGAACGTGGCCGGCTACTACGACCCGCTCATCACGCTGGTCGAGACCATGCGCGAGCGCGGTTTCACGCACCCGCGGTACACCCGGATGCTGCACTTCTCCGAATCGATCGAAGACCTTCTGACCGTCTTTCGCGACTACGAGCCGCCCGAGCGGGTACAGGCGTCGCCCGGCGACGAGATGAGCCGAGCAACGCCGTGA
- a CDS encoding AI-2E family transporter: MSQADADSDPPPAGNGLAPATRVLLTLGGAVLLIAGLSLGREVVGPFVLAAVLVIIVHPLRKPLERRGAPSWLATTVVIAAAFLILAVMIALLLLAAAQFVSLLRSSTGQLSTLLSTVSTSLQGLGIDSSDLTAAGGSLNPDTILGFAKSIGGAVLGVATAFFFILVYVIFMAADAAQYSRIPDTFARRKSAVIASMTGYTSNVRRYFVVNAIFGLVVAVLDGILLIALGVPGALIWTILAFVTNFIPNIGFVLGLIPAAVFALLFGGWVAALIVVAGYCIINVIMQELIQPKFVSDAVNLSLTLTFVSVIFWSFVIGPLGAILGVPLTLFVRELLIGTDPAAAWPRWLTGDRRAVDDRVSLSPGDDAAHPAA, encoded by the coding sequence ATGAGCCAAGCCGACGCCGACAGCGATCCGCCCCCAGCCGGCAACGGTCTCGCGCCCGCAACCCGGGTGCTGCTGACGCTCGGCGGCGCGGTCCTGCTGATCGCGGGGCTCTCGCTCGGCCGGGAGGTCGTCGGCCCGTTCGTGCTTGCGGCCGTGCTGGTGATCATCGTGCATCCGCTTCGCAAACCGCTCGAACGCCGGGGAGCACCGTCGTGGCTCGCCACAACGGTGGTGATCGCCGCCGCTTTTCTGATTCTCGCGGTGATGATCGCCCTTCTGCTGCTGGCCGCGGCGCAATTCGTCTCGCTGCTGCGGTCGAGCACGGGCCAGCTCTCGACGTTGCTGAGTACCGTCAGCACTTCACTGCAGGGCCTGGGAATCGACTCCTCCGACCTCACCGCGGCGGGCGGATCGCTCAACCCCGATACGATCCTGGGCTTCGCAAAATCGATCGGTGGGGCCGTTCTCGGCGTTGCGACGGCGTTCTTCTTCATCCTGGTCTACGTCATCTTCATGGCTGCCGACGCGGCGCAGTATTCGCGCATTCCCGACACCTTCGCGAGGCGAAAGTCGGCGGTCATCGCGTCGATGACGGGCTACACCAGCAACGTGCGCCGTTACTTCGTCGTGAATGCCATCTTCGGCCTCGTCGTGGCCGTGCTCGACGGAATCCTGCTGATTGCTCTCGGGGTTCCCGGCGCGCTCATCTGGACCATTCTGGCCTTCGTCACCAATTTCATCCCCAACATCGGCTTCGTTCTCGGCCTGATTCCCGCCGCCGTTTTCGCTCTGCTTTTCGGGGGCTGGGTCGCCGCCCTCATCGTGGTCGCCGGGTACTGCATCATCAACGTCATCATGCAAGAACTCATTCAGCCCAAGTTCGTGAGCGACGCCGTGAATCTCTCGCTCACCCTGACCTTCGTGAGCGTGATCTTCTGGTCGTTCGTCATCGGCCCGCTCGGGGCGATTCTCGGTGTTCCGCTCACGCTGTTCGTGCGAGAACTACTGATCGGCACCGACCCGGCGGCGGCCTGGCCGCGGTGGCTCACCGGTGACCGCCGGGCGGTGGATGATCGGGTCAGCCTCTCGCCAGGCGACGACGCCGCGCATCCGGCTGCATAA
- a CDS encoding VOC family protein encodes MTVTAIGGLFFRSRDPEARAAWYREHLGIEAGQTDVWQQEAGPTVFAPFPADTDYFAADQPFMLNLRVTELDALATALAASGIAVERRPEWSATEYGSFARIHDPEGLPIELWEPPAA; translated from the coding sequence ATGACAGTGACAGCAATCGGCGGGCTGTTCTTTCGCAGCCGCGACCCCGAGGCGCGTGCGGCCTGGTACCGCGAGCATCTCGGCATCGAGGCCGGCCAGACCGACGTCTGGCAGCAAGAAGCCGGGCCCACTGTGTTCGCCCCGTTCCCGGCCGACACCGACTACTTCGCGGCCGACCAACCGTTCATGCTGAACCTGCGCGTGACCGAACTGGATGCCCTGGCCACCGCCTTGGCCGCCTCGGGCATCGCTGTCGAACGCCGCCCCGAATGGAGCGCCACCGAGTACGGCAGTTTCGCGCGCATCCACGACCCCGAGGGCCTGCCCATCGAGCTGTGGGAGCCGCCGGCGGCCTGA
- a CDS encoding glycoside hydrolase family 43 protein, giving the protein MGRYLNPILPGCHPDPSVCRVGAEFYLVTSTFEYLPGLPIHVSTNLVDWAPLGHAIERPGQLDLAGLPGSCGLFAPTIRHDGERFFVVCTVVGPDDGSWGGRTGHFVVTAVEAAGPWSDPVWIDGVGGFDPSLTFDDGRVWLTGTQPAPNPQWPGQTDVWLVELDADSLQPVSTPIVLWQGALVGAVWAEGPHLVPRPGGGWMLVAAEGGTARDHAVCVAYADQITGPYRGDPANPRLTHRDLGEQAPIASVGHADLVDDTSGRTWATVLATRPVDGRDGLLGRQTYLVPVDWQDRRPVFATGDGRVHFVNDGPGLPDQAPRQTVFDDDFGGAGDGAGLDGAWNGVGRHPSSFARRDARPGHVRLSAGAEPGSLTAQSFLGRRLPAENVDITAVVEVPADSSGVRGGLLLRTSEQAFLEVSVDDSGAVLSRSARAGEVTALAEAPGLAGRRVELGIEVRGLSAHITIDGATLAEADLSALVPDPARGFVGVWVGPFAVGTGGGYLDVDRVTLTVHPEPRPA; this is encoded by the coding sequence GTGGGCCGCTATCTCAATCCGATTCTGCCCGGCTGCCATCCCGACCCGAGCGTATGCCGGGTCGGCGCTGAGTTCTACCTCGTGACCTCGACCTTCGAGTACCTACCAGGGCTGCCGATTCACGTTTCGACGAATCTCGTCGACTGGGCGCCGCTCGGGCACGCCATCGAGCGGCCGGGCCAACTCGACCTCGCTGGGCTGCCCGGTTCGTGCGGACTGTTCGCCCCGACCATCCGCCATGACGGCGAGCGCTTCTTCGTCGTGTGCACCGTGGTCGGCCCCGACGACGGTTCGTGGGGCGGTCGCACCGGCCACTTCGTGGTCACGGCGGTCGAAGCGGCCGGGCCGTGGTCTGACCCGGTGTGGATCGACGGCGTCGGCGGATTCGACCCCTCGCTCACCTTCGACGACGGCCGGGTCTGGCTGACCGGAACCCAGCCGGCGCCGAACCCGCAGTGGCCGGGGCAGACCGACGTCTGGCTGGTCGAGCTCGACGCCGACTCTCTGCAGCCCGTGTCGACGCCCATCGTGCTCTGGCAGGGCGCGCTCGTCGGGGCGGTCTGGGCCGAGGGTCCGCACCTGGTTCCGCGGCCGGGCGGCGGGTGGATGCTCGTGGCAGCCGAGGGCGGAACGGCCCGCGATCACGCGGTCTGCGTCGCCTACGCCGACCAGATCACCGGCCCCTACAGAGGTGACCCGGCCAACCCGCGCCTCACCCACCGCGACCTCGGTGAGCAAGCCCCCATCGCCTCGGTCGGCCACGCCGATCTTGTCGACGACACGAGCGGCCGAACGTGGGCGACCGTGCTCGCAACGCGGCCCGTGGATGGTCGCGACGGGCTCCTCGGCCGCCAGACCTACCTCGTGCCGGTCGACTGGCAAGACCGGCGCCCCGTGTTCGCCACCGGTGACGGGCGCGTGCACTTCGTCAACGACGGGCCGGGGCTACCCGACCAGGCGCCGCGGCAGACGGTGTTCGACGACGACTTCGGGGGCGCCGGGGATGGCGCCGGGCTCGATGGTGCGTGGAACGGGGTCGGGCGGCATCCGTCGTCGTTCGCGCGTCGTGACGCCCGCCCCGGGCACGTGCGGCTGAGCGCCGGCGCAGAACCGGGTTCGCTCACCGCTCAGTCGTTTCTGGGCAGGCGCTTGCCGGCCGAGAATGTCGACATCACCGCCGTCGTCGAGGTTCCGGCGGACAGCAGCGGCGTTCGCGGGGGCCTGCTGCTGAGAACGAGCGAACAAGCGTTTCTCGAGGTGAGCGTCGACGATTCAGGCGCTGTGCTCAGCCGCTCGGCTCGCGCCGGCGAGGTCACCGCACTAGCCGAAGCGCCCGGCTTGGCGGGCCGTCGCGTCGAGCTCGGCATCGAGGTTCGCGGCCTGTCGGCGCACATCACCATAGACGGGGCGACGCTCGCCGAAGCCGACCTCAGCGCGTTGGTGCCAGACCCCGCCCGTGGATTCGTGGGCGTGTGGGTAGGTCCGTTCGCGGTGGGAACCGGCGGCGGCTACCTCGATGTCGACCGCGTCACTCTGACCGTGCATCCGGAGCCGCGGCCCGCTTGA
- a CDS encoding LacI family DNA-binding transcriptional regulator, protein MVRATIHDVAAAAGVSVATVSKAVNGRYGVAPDTAVRVLEVVADLGYESSLIASSMRSRRTGVIGVLVADFEPFSAEILKGVAVGLRESRYDLLAYSGSRQGDGEGWERRSLSRLSGTLIDGAIMVTPTVVNVTADVPIVAVDPHTGRADLPTVEADSRGGAHEATAYLIGLGHRRIGFVAGRPDLKSSRLRDAGYRDALSAAGIPFDPTLVRVGFYDAATARDAASELLAQRNRPTAVFAANDLSAISIIEVARHLGLDVPGDLSVVGFDDVPEASRLAVPLTTVRQPMQSIGQTAAKMLTALMAGEPLSATHVLLPTKLVRRATTAPPRVGHR, encoded by the coding sequence ATGGTGCGAGCAACGATTCACGACGTCGCTGCGGCGGCCGGCGTCTCTGTCGCGACCGTCTCTAAGGCGGTCAACGGGCGGTACGGCGTCGCGCCCGATACGGCGGTGCGTGTACTCGAAGTCGTCGCTGATCTCGGCTACGAATCTAGCCTCATTGCCAGCAGCATGCGGTCACGCAGAACGGGAGTCATCGGGGTGCTGGTCGCTGACTTCGAGCCGTTCAGCGCCGAGATTCTCAAGGGCGTCGCGGTGGGGCTGCGCGAATCGCGCTACGACCTGCTCGCCTATAGCGGATCGCGGCAGGGCGACGGCGAAGGCTGGGAGAGGCGTTCGCTGAGTCGTCTGAGCGGCACGCTGATCGACGGCGCCATCATGGTGACCCCCACCGTGGTCAACGTCACGGCCGACGTGCCGATCGTGGCCGTCGACCCCCACACCGGGCGCGCCGATCTTCCGACTGTCGAGGCCGACAGCCGCGGCGGCGCACACGAGGCCACGGCGTATCTCATCGGGCTCGGGCATCGCCGCATCGGATTCGTCGCCGGGCGACCCGACCTCAAGTCGTCGAGATTGCGCGATGCCGGCTATCGCGATGCGCTCTCGGCCGCCGGCATCCCTTTTGACCCGACACTGGTGCGTGTGGGCTTCTACGACGCGGCGACCGCGCGGGATGCCGCGAGTGAACTCCTGGCGCAGCGTAACCGCCCCACCGCGGTGTTCGCGGCGAACGACCTCTCGGCCATCTCGATCATCGAGGTGGCAAGGCACCTCGGGCTCGATGTGCCGGGCGATCTCTCGGTGGTCGGCTTCGACGACGTGCCAGAAGCCTCGCGACTCGCCGTGCCGCTCACCACCGTTCGTCAGCCCATGCAGAGCATCGGCCAGACGGCGGCCAAAATGCTCACCGCGCTGATGGCCGGGGAGCCGCTCTCGGCGACCCACGTGCTGCTGCCGACCAAACTCGTTCGTCGCGCCACCACCGCACCGCCGCGGGTGGGGCACCGCTAA
- a CDS encoding extracellular solute-binding protein has protein sequence MRFTKVVAGSAAVLLGLLALSGCSSSGSPSASGGDVTLTFWHNSTTGAGKQYWEDTAAAFEKLHPNVKIEIQAVQNEEMDGKLQTALNSGDAPDIFMARGGGKLADVVKAGQAMDITSGISDASKSAVGNSLSAFAIDGKNYGMPVAVLPSGIFYSSDLFTKAGITTPPTTIDGLEKADAQLTAAGIDPIAVGAKDAWPAAHWYYNFALRACSQDVLNAAAESRKFDDPCWLTAGKNLQAFINTNPFNDGFLTTAAQQGAGSSAGLLANHQASMELMGAWDPGVIASLTPDTKPLSDLKWFPFPDVPGGAGESGAMMGGVDGFSCWVNAPKECVDFLNFMVEKSNQEAYATAFQTLPASQDAQSVVTDPALKDVLAAYNKAPYVSVWLDTLYGQSVGNALNVAVVDMFAGKGDAQGIVDAVNAAAAKS, from the coding sequence ATGAGATTCACAAAGGTCGTCGCGGGTTCCGCGGCGGTGCTCCTCGGCCTGCTTGCGCTGAGCGGATGCTCGTCGTCGGGCTCACCGAGCGCAAGCGGCGGCGATGTCACTCTGACGTTCTGGCACAACTCCACCACGGGGGCCGGAAAGCAGTACTGGGAAGACACCGCCGCCGCGTTCGAGAAGCTGCACCCGAACGTCAAGATCGAGATTCAGGCCGTTCAGAACGAAGAGATGGACGGCAAGCTGCAGACCGCGCTGAACTCCGGCGACGCCCCCGACATCTTCATGGCACGCGGCGGTGGCAAGCTCGCCGACGTGGTGAAGGCGGGTCAGGCCATGGACATCACCAGCGGCATCAGCGACGCCTCCAAGTCGGCGGTCGGCAACTCGCTCTCTGCCTTCGCCATCGACGGCAAGAACTACGGGATGCCGGTCGCGGTACTGCCTTCTGGCATCTTCTACTCGTCCGACCTCTTCACGAAGGCCGGCATCACCACCCCACCGACCACCATCGACGGCCTCGAAAAGGCGGATGCCCAGCTCACCGCCGCCGGAATCGACCCCATTGCGGTCGGCGCTAAAGACGCCTGGCCCGCAGCGCACTGGTACTACAACTTCGCCTTGCGCGCCTGCTCGCAAGACGTGCTCAACGCCGCCGCAGAGAGTCGCAAGTTCGACGACCCGTGCTGGCTGACCGCGGGCAAGAACCTGCAGGCATTCATCAACACCAACCCCTTCAACGACGGCTTCCTGACCACCGCGGCCCAGCAGGGCGCCGGATCGTCGGCCGGTCTGCTTGCCAACCACCAAGCGAGCATGGAGCTGATGGGCGCGTGGGATCCGGGTGTCATCGCTTCTCTCACGCCCGACACGAAACCGCTCTCCGATCTCAAGTGGTTCCCCTTCCCCGATGTTCCGGGTGGTGCGGGTGAATCCGGTGCCATGATGGGCGGCGTCGACGGATTCTCGTGCTGGGTGAATGCGCCCAAAGAATGTGTCGACTTCTTGAACTTCATGGTCGAGAAGTCGAACCAGGAGGCCTATGCCACGGCGTTCCAGACCCTTCCCGCCTCGCAAGACGCACAGAGTGTCGTCACCGACCCCGCGCTGAAAGACGTGCTGGCCGCCTACAACAAGGCGCCCTACGTCTCGGTCTGGCTCGACACGCTCTACGGCCAGAGCGTCGGTAACGCGCTCAACGTCGCCGTCGTCGACATGTTCGCCGGCAAGGGCGATGCGCAGGGCATCGTGGATGCCGTGAACGCCGCGGCCGCGAAGTCGTAG
- a CDS encoding carbohydrate ABC transporter permease: MAFLREDTQTTAIAPGNSGPAGVSATAPAPAGPRRRTRSKWPARGELALLLGPALIVFIAFVLLPVALAAYYGFFSWSGYGPATDFIGLRNYVTILTDPDFHQALSHNAFIVVMSLVVQGPIAIGVALLLNRKLRFQSLIRVLIFVPYVISEVVVGLGWSLMLQSNGAVNDLLDKVGLGALATDWLSNPSIAIWTLLVIITWKYVGFAVILFLAGLQGIPEEITEAATIDGASYWQIQRHIVLPLMGPTVRIWAFLSIIGSLQLFDLVWIIWGQYVASTAGTSTMATYMVANGRNAGSYGYGSAVAVVIFLISLIVALVYQRFVLRRDTAGAITGGNI; encoded by the coding sequence ATGGCATTTCTCCGCGAAGACACGCAGACCACCGCGATTGCACCGGGGAACTCCGGCCCGGCAGGGGTGAGCGCTACCGCGCCCGCCCCTGCCGGGCCGCGGCGGCGCACCCGGTCGAAGTGGCCCGCGCGCGGCGAACTCGCGCTGCTGCTCGGCCCGGCGCTGATCGTGTTCATCGCGTTCGTGCTGCTGCCGGTCGCTCTCGCCGCGTATTACGGATTCTTCAGCTGGTCGGGTTATGGGCCGGCGACCGATTTCATCGGATTGCGCAACTATGTGACGATTCTGACCGACCCCGATTTTCACCAGGCGCTCTCGCACAACGCCTTCATCGTGGTGATGTCTCTCGTCGTTCAGGGCCCCATTGCCATCGGCGTCGCGTTGCTGCTGAACCGAAAGCTGCGGTTCCAGTCGCTCATCCGGGTGCTGATCTTCGTGCCGTATGTCATCTCCGAGGTCGTCGTGGGGCTCGGCTGGAGCCTCATGCTCCAGTCCAACGGCGCCGTGAACGACCTGCTCGACAAGGTCGGGCTCGGTGCGCTCGCCACCGACTGGCTCTCGAACCCGAGCATCGCGATCTGGACGCTGCTGGTGATCATCACGTGGAAATACGTGGGATTCGCGGTGATTCTGTTTCTCGCCGGGCTGCAGGGAATCCCCGAAGAGATCACCGAGGCTGCAACGATCGACGGCGCGAGCTACTGGCAGATCCAGCGGCACATCGTTCTTCCGCTGATGGGGCCGACCGTGCGCATCTGGGCCTTCTTGTCGATCATCGGGTCGCTGCAGCTGTTCGATCTCGTCTGGATCATCTGGGGGCAGTACGTCGCCTCCACCGCGGGCACCTCGACCATGGCCACCTACATGGTGGCTAACGGACGCAACGCCGGCAGCTACGGGTACGGCAGCGCCGTCGCCGTGGTCATCTTTCTCATCTCGCTCATCGTCGCGCTGGTCTATCAGCGCTTCGTGCTGCGCCGCGACACCGCCGGCGCGATCACTGGAGGCAACATCTGA
- a CDS encoding carbohydrate ABC transporter permease, with translation MAIAASIETGGRRAGAGAPVAAPKPKDSRNRGRRAPVTIYFVALIVVGLMLAPVAYIILGGFRSNSEITVDPSGLPGTWHWSNYTDVLSSPSFWTQVGNSGIAAVATTGFVVALGLMAAFALSRYAFRGRGAVYALFTAGLMFPLTVAITPLYILVRTLGLMNSLGGVIVPQIAFALPMTIIILVPFLSAIPNELQEAAAIDGLGRLGFFWRMVLRLSLPGVITVGILAFIGSWNAYMLPLFILNNEAAYTLPLGTQAFASQYAVDTAKVLAFTSLSMIPALIFFSLFERRIVGGLTGAVKG, from the coding sequence ATGGCTATCGCCGCATCGATCGAGACCGGCGGGCGCCGGGCGGGCGCCGGGGCGCCTGTAGCAGCGCCGAAACCCAAAGACTCCAGAAATCGTGGCCGGCGTGCACCGGTCACCATCTACTTCGTCGCTCTGATCGTGGTGGGGCTGATGCTGGCCCCGGTGGCCTACATCATTCTCGGGGGGTTCCGATCGAACTCCGAGATCACGGTCGACCCGTCAGGACTGCCGGGAACGTGGCACTGGTCTAACTACACCGACGTGCTCTCGAGCCCCTCGTTCTGGACGCAGGTCGGCAACTCCGGCATCGCCGCGGTGGCCACCACCGGGTTCGTCGTGGCGCTCGGCCTGATGGCCGCTTTCGCGCTCTCGCGCTACGCGTTCCGCGGGCGCGGCGCTGTTTACGCACTCTTCACCGCCGGGCTGATGTTCCCTCTTACGGTTGCCATCACCCCGCTCTACATCTTGGTGCGCACGCTCGGCCTGATGAATTCGCTCGGCGGCGTCATCGTTCCGCAGATCGCCTTCGCGCTGCCCATGACCATCATCATTCTGGTGCCGTTTCTCTCGGCCATTCCGAACGAATTGCAAGAGGCTGCCGCGATCGACGGCCTCGGCCGCCTCGGCTTCTTCTGGCGAATGGTGCTTCGGCTTTCTTTGCCGGGGGTGATCACCGTGGGCATCCTCGCGTTCATCGGCAGCTGGAACGCCTACATGCTGCCGCTGTTCATCTTGAACAACGAGGCCGCCTACACGCTGCCGCTCGGCACGCAGGCCTTCGCCTCTCAATACGCGGTCGACACGGCGAAGGTTCTTGCCTTCACCTCGTTGTCGATGATTCCCGCCCTCATCTTCTTCAGTCTGTTCGAACGCCGCATCGTCGGCGGGCTCACCGGCGCGGTCAAGGGCTGA